The following are encoded together in the Limanda limanda chromosome 12, fLimLim1.1, whole genome shotgun sequence genome:
- the cln8 gene encoding protein CLN8, whose amino-acid sequence MDPDPQPGPLLSQPSAEYFQWDLRLQLIGLGFSFYAAAFLLCHLLSLALSRTYNSLLAKEKVFWNLAATRAAFGIQSTVAGVWALTADSNLTRDKVRGQEDWSWFNVLTATGFFMFENFALHASSVAFRSFDLPLATHHFFALSGYAGAVVWDSLGHYLPMVTLLLEISTPFTCISWMLLKAGWARSQIWRANQWVMIHMFHCRMVLTYHLWWVTFTHWGEMITHVALPQLLLFFTGLALLTLIINPIWTHKKTMQLLKPVDWNFDNKPATLNRAADGQSGVSIKPHAS is encoded by the exons atggATCCAGACCCGCAGCCCGGCCCTCTGCTCTCCCAGCCCAGTGCGGAGTACTTCCAGTGGGACCTTCGCCTCCAGCTCATCGGCCTGGGATTCAGCTTCTATGCAGCagccttcctcctctgtcacctcctGTCCCTGGCTCTGTCCCGCACCTACAATTCCCTCCTCGCCAAGGAGAAGGTCTTCTGGAACCTTGCAGCCACCCGGGCGGCGTTCGGCATCCAGAGCACCGTGGCCGGTGTCTGGGCGCTGACCGCGGACTCCAATTTGACCAGAGACAAagtgagaggacaggaggactgGTCGTGGTTTAACGTCCTCACAGCCACGGGGTTCTTCATGTTTGAGAATTTTGCACTACACGCCTCCAGTGTGGCGTTCAGGTCATTCGACCTCCCACTGGCGACACACCATTTCTTCGCCCTGTCAGGGTATGCAGGGGCGGTGGTGTGGGACTCCCTTGGCCACTACCTGCCGATGGTCACGCTGCTGCTGGAGATAAGCACGCCGTTCACCTGTATATCCTGGATGTTACTGAAG GCCGGCTGGGCACGCTCCCAGATCTGGAGAGCAAACCAGTGGGTGATGATCCACATGTTCCACTGTCGCATGGTGCTCACCTACCACCTCTGGTGGGTAACCTTCACCCACTGGGGGGAGATGATCACCCACGTGGCCCTGCCCCAGCTCCTGCTTTTCTTCACTGGCCTTGCTTTGCTCACGCTCATCATCAACCCCATCTGGACGCACAAGAAGACCATGCAGCTGCTCAAGCCTGTGGACTGGAACTTTGACAACAAGCCAGCTACCTTAAACAGGGCTGCAGACGGCCAGTCTGGGGTTTCCATCAAACCTCATGCCAGCTGA